The Triticum dicoccoides isolate Atlit2015 ecotype Zavitan chromosome 6A, WEW_v2.0, whole genome shotgun sequence genome has a window encoding:
- the LOC119318127 gene encoding uncharacterized protein LOC119318127 produces the protein MSIALKSGPGLAGGGGGARFGRAARCGAYASPPASGGRGGSSGGRDSDSPAAAAQWEWDGEEVEGGDGEVQSNYKGPFDTMDALNEALPFRKGVSKFYNGKSGSFAKPPVAVIPSPPPVKGLPKPETPSPRKRKGLLPFSFKWGKAQSKEVYPEDDVADSPTTCRRMTLSPAATSSSGSNSGSDDEAQKLPSRRSHRKPGNAMGAYASPPAPRPPKLLFPAHTRSQSMLELQDVSESTAMVSPRDKRRKN, from the exons ATGTCGATCGCGCTGAAGAGCGGGCCCGggctggccggcggcggcgggggcgcccGGTTCGGCCGCGCCGCGCGCTGCGGCGCCTACGCCTCGCCGCCGGCCTCGGGCGGGCGCGGCGGCTCGTCGGGGGGGCGGGACAGCGACAGCCCGGCCGCGGCGGCGCAGTGGGAGTGGgacggcgaggaggtcgagggcggcgacggcgaggtgcagaGCAACTACAAGGGGCCCTTCGACACCATGGACGCGCTCAACGAGGCCCTGCCCTTCAG GAAAGGGGTATCCAAGTTCTACAATGGCAAGTCCGGATCTTTCGCAAAGCCTCCAGTTGCTGTGATCCCATCTCCCCCACCGGTGAAGGGCCTTCCGAAGCCAGAAACCCCATCCCCCAGGAAGCGCAAAGGTCTTCTCCCGTTCAGTTTCAAGTGGGGCAAAGCACAGAGCAAAGAGGTGTACCCTGAAGATGATGTAGCGGACAGCCCCACGACTTGCAGGAGGATGACATTGTCTCCGGCCGCCACAAGCAGCTCAGGTAGCAACAGCGGCAGCGATGATGAAGCTCAGAAGCTGCCTTCCCGGCGCTCGCACAGGAAGCCTGGCAACGCCATGGGTGCCTATGCTTCCCCACCTGCTCCTCGTCCACCGAAGCTGCTGTTCCCGGCCCACACGAGATCGCAATCGATGCTTGAGCTGCAGGACGTGTCGGAGTCGACCGCCATGGTCTCCCCCAGGGACAAGCGCAGGAAGAACTAG
- the LOC119314328 gene encoding xyloglucan endotransglucosylase/hydrolase protein 24-like, with the protein MASSLPSSSSWHSMVLVAMLVVVVVDQMAMAYMYDDIEIVWGDDHSFFYMDDAGDDEILALCLDQTHGSGFHSKEAYLYARFDVDLMLVPDNSAGTVTTLYLMPEDVPWDYHDEVDLEFLGNVTGEPYTLHTNIFANGVGNREEQFRLWFDPAAGFHTYSIDWNPKRITILVDGVPIRSFRNKEEHGVPFPTWQKMRLHGSLWNADDWATQGGRVKTDWSEAPFFAHYRNLRVSWCQPPPGVAWCGDEPPGSTWFDRGLDAAALRRARDAHMIYDYCKDVQRYRWSGLPKECVVE; encoded by the exons ATGGCGTCGTCGTtgccgtcttcttcttcttggcattccATGGTGTTGGTGGCCatgttggtggtggtggtcgtgGATCAGATGGCCATGGCGTACATGTACGACGACATCGAGATCGTGTGGGGCGACGACCACAGCTTCTTCTACatggacgacgccggcgacgacgagaTCCTCGCGCTCTGCCTCGACCAGACCCACGGCTCGGGGTTCCACTCCAAGGAGGCGTACCTCTACGCCCGCTTCGACGTCGACCTCATGCTCGTCCCCGACAACTCCGCCGGCACGGTCACCACGCTCTAC CTGATGCCGGAGGACGTGCCGTGGGATTACCACGACGAGGTGGACCTGGAGTTCCTGGGCAACGTCACCGGCGAGCCCTACACGCTCCACACCAACATCTTCGCCAACGGCGTGGGCAACCGCGAGGAGCAGTTCCGCCTCTGGTTCGACCCCGCCGCCGGCTTCCACACCTACTCCATCGACTGGAACCCCAAGCGCATCACGATCCTGGTGGACGGCGTGCCGATCCGGAGCTTCAGGAACAAGGAGGAGCACGGGGTGCCGTTCCCGACGTGGCAGAAGATGCGGCTGCACGGGAGCCTCTGGAACGCCGACGACTGGGCGACGCAGGGGGGCCGCGTCAAGACGGACTGGTCGGAGGCGCCATTCTTCGCCCACTACCGCAACCTCCGCGTGTCCTGGTGCCAGCCGCCGCCGGGGGTGGCGTGgtgcggcgacgagccgccggggtCGACGTGGTTCGACCGGGGCCTCGACGCGGCGGCGCTGCGGCGGGCGCGCGACGCGCACATGATCTACGACTACTGCAAGGACGTCCAGCGGTACAGGTGGTCGGGGCTCCCCAAGGAATGCGTCGTGGAGTAG